TATCAGATCGTCCGCTTCGCGGCTCCGAACCTGATCGTGGGCAACACCATCCTGCTCAAGCCCGCTCCGCAGTGTCCGGAATCGTCGACCGCGATCGAGGCGATCTATCACGACGCCGGATTCCCGAAGGGCGCGTACCAGAACGTGCTCGCGACGAACGAGCAGATCGCCGACATGATCGCCGACCCGCGCGTGCAGGGCGTCTCGCTCACGGGATCCGAGCGTGCCGGTGCGGCCGTCGCCGAGATCGCCGGGCGCAACCTCAAGAAGGTCGCGCTCGAGCTCGGCGGATCCGACCCGTTCATCGTGCTGTCCACCGACGACCTGGACGCGACGGTGCAGGCCGGTGTCGACGCGCGCCTGGACAACAACGGTCAGGCGTGCAACGGCGCGAAGCGTTTCATCATCGTCGACGACCTGTACGACGCCTTCGTCGAGAAGTTCACGGCGGCGATGGCCTCGGTCGAGGCGACCGACCCGACGCTCGACGACACGGTGCTCGGCCCGGTCTCCTCCGAGACCGCGGCAGAGAACCTGCAGAAGCAGATCGACCAGGCCGTCGAGCAGGGTGCGACGCTGCTGACCGGAGGCACCAGGGACGGCGCGTTCTTCGCCCCGACGGTGCTCGCCGACGTGACGCCCGAGATGAACGTCTACCGCGAGGAGCTGTTCGGACCCGCGGCGGTCGTCTACCGGGTCACCGACGAGGATGCAGCCGTCGCCCTCGCGAACGACACCACCTTCGGTCTCGGCTCGTACGTCTTCACCACCGATGCCGAGCAGGCAGAGCGCGTCGCCGACAACATCGAGGCGGGCATGGTCTACGTGAACCTCGTGCTGGCCGACAGCCCCGAGCTGCCGTTCGGCGGCATCAAGCGCAGCGGCACGTCGCGCGAGCTGGGTCACCTGGCTGCCGACGAGTTCGTCAACAAGAAGCTCATCCGCATCGGCTGAGTGATCGCATCGAGGAAGGGGCGGATGCTGCGGCATCCGCCCCTCTCTGCGTCCCCGGCGGCGCCGAGGAGGTAGGCGCCGCACCGGAGCCGACCTCCGTGACCGGGCGTAGGTTGGATGTATGGCCACTGTCGCAGCGAACATCGTCAAGTCCCTCCGCGCCAACGGCATCGACCGCGTCTACGGTCTGCCGGGCGACTCGCTCAACGGGTTCACCGATGCCCTCCGCAAGGACGGCGGCATCCGCTGGGTGCACGTGCGACACGAGGAGTCCGCGGCATTCGCGGCCGCAGCGGATGCCTCGCTCACGGGCGAGCTCGCAGTGGTCGCCGGCTCCTGCGGGCCGGGCAACCTGCACCTCATCAACGGCCTCTACGACGCGAACCGCTCGCGGGTCCCCGTGCTGGCGATCGCCGCGCACATCCCCACGACCGAGATCGGCACCGGCTACTTCCAGGAGACGCATCCGCAGGAGCTGTTCCGCGAGTGCAGCGTCTACGTCGAATACGTCGCCGATCCGAAGCAGATGCCGCGCCTGCTGGAGATCGCGATGCGCGCGGCGATCGAGCAGCGCGGGGTCGCCGTGCTGGTGATCCCCGGCGATGTCGCGCTGGCCGAGATCGCCGACGACCGCGCCGTGGTCATCGAGCGCTCGCATCCGGTGATCGTTCCCAGCGGTGACGAGCTCGACCGTGCAGCGACGCTGCTGAACGCGTCGAAGAAGACGACGATCCTCGCCGGCGCAGGAGTCGAGGGCTCCCACGACGAGGTCATCGCGCTGGCCGACCGCCTCGGAGCGCCGATCGTGCACGCCCTCCGCGGCAAGGAGTTCATCGAGTACGACAACCCGTTCGACGTCGGCATGACGGGGCTGCTCGGCTTCGCCTCCGGCTACCGGGCGATGGAGGCCGCCGACACGCTGCTGGTGCTCGGCAGCGACTTCCCGTACGAGCAGTTCTACCCGGAGCACGCGACGACGATCCAGGTCGACATCCGCGGGTCGCAGCTGGGCAAGCGGCATCCGCTCGATCTCGGCCTGGTGGGCGACGTCGGCGCGACGGCCGCCGCGCTCCTGCCGCGCCTCGCCGAGAAGAGCGATCGCGACCACCTCGACGACTCGACCGCTCACTACCGCAAGACCAGGGCCAAGCTCGACGACCTCGCGACCCCGACCAGGGCCGGGCGGCCGATCCATCCGCAGTATCTCGCGCGCCTATTGGACGAGCAGGCGGCGGATGACGCGATCTTCACCGCGGATGTCGGCTCGCCGACCGTGTGGGCTGCGCGCTACCTGTCGATGACCGAGAACCGCCGCCTGATCGGCTCGTTCACGCATGGTTCGATGGCGAACGCCCTGCTGCACGGGATCGGCGCTCAGGTGTCGCATCCCGACCGTCAGGTCGTCGCGCTGGCCGGCGACGGCGGTCTGGCGATGATGCTCGGCGAGCTGCTGACTCTCACGCAGAACGGGCTTCCCGTGAAGACGATCGTCGTGAACAACTCGTCGCTGAACTTCGTCGAGCTCGAGATGAAGGCGGCCGGCTTCGTGAACTACGGCACGGAGCTCACCAACCCGAGCTTCGCGGCGATCGCCGAGGCGATGGGCATCTTCGCCCGCAGGGTCGAGAACAG
This genomic interval from Microbacterium hydrocarbonoxydans contains the following:
- a CDS encoding NAD-dependent succinate-semialdehyde dehydrogenase, with translation MTDYAVINPATGETLASFDTFTDAQIEEAVAAADAAHREWSRSSTVTERAGLLRRAAELHRERREDLADVFVREMGKPREAALGEVDFAADIAEYYADQAEAIMADQPIAILGDGSAIIRRSSLGPLVGIMPWNFPAYQIVRFAAPNLIVGNTILLKPAPQCPESSTAIEAIYHDAGFPKGAYQNVLATNEQIADMIADPRVQGVSLTGSERAGAAVAEIAGRNLKKVALELGGSDPFIVLSTDDLDATVQAGVDARLDNNGQACNGAKRFIIVDDLYDAFVEKFTAAMASVEATDPTLDDTVLGPVSSETAAENLQKQIDQAVEQGATLLTGGTRDGAFFAPTVLADVTPEMNVYREELFGPAAVVYRVTDEDAAVALANDTTFGLGSYVFTTDAEQAERVADNIEAGMVYVNLVLADSPELPFGGIKRSGTSRELGHLAADEFVNKKLIRIG
- the poxB gene encoding ubiquinone-dependent pyruvate dehydrogenase, with protein sequence MATVAANIVKSLRANGIDRVYGLPGDSLNGFTDALRKDGGIRWVHVRHEESAAFAAAADASLTGELAVVAGSCGPGNLHLINGLYDANRSRVPVLAIAAHIPTTEIGTGYFQETHPQELFRECSVYVEYVADPKQMPRLLEIAMRAAIEQRGVAVLVIPGDVALAEIADDRAVVIERSHPVIVPSGDELDRAATLLNASKKTTILAGAGVEGSHDEVIALADRLGAPIVHALRGKEFIEYDNPFDVGMTGLLGFASGYRAMEAADTLLVLGSDFPYEQFYPEHATTIQVDIRGSQLGKRHPLDLGLVGDVGATAAALLPRLAEKSDRDHLDDSTAHYRKTRAKLDDLATPTRAGRPIHPQYLARLLDEQAADDAIFTADVGSPTVWAARYLSMTENRRLIGSFTHGSMANALLHGIGAQVSHPDRQVVALAGDGGLAMMLGELLTLTQNGLPVKTIVVNNSSLNFVELEMKAAGFVNYGTELTNPSFAAIAEAMGIFARRVENSEDLPDAVREVLAHDGPALLDVVTERQELSMPPAIEAAQVKGFALYAIRTVMSGKGDELLDLARANWRQFL